One window of the Pararge aegeria chromosome 22, ilParAegt1.1, whole genome shotgun sequence genome contains the following:
- the LOC120633665 gene encoding histone acetyltransferase type B catalytic subunit, whose amino-acid sequence MADALAHLVVDGNEALEFKLVRETEDIEDDDTTFGPDMCHQVFGENENIFGYTDLRIKLFYSAASLQTYLGISYSDKIDPKNSAGLKPDDVEGALQKVLAPGYVTNIDRFVSMLKKDRQFKPHGVLVQKFTTVNRDGGETQNFEVYYCETATPGFLAFHERLQTFLLWYVDAASFIDVDDDQWAFFTVFEKYRSSEGELRYAVSAYATVYRYYAYPRHIRPRISQVLTLPPYRKMGICANLLQAIYSHFLLHSEVVDITVEDPSDDFQRIRDYVDAKYCETLSAYQPSKLTQGFSAEMANQARNKLRINKKQARRVYEILRLKNTNLSDKAAYLDYRLDVKNRLNAPFQKKKLEMKKLQKVLKPEEYAAAISTTGLAETHARLSGQYLALEDEYRRIIHRMQQD is encoded by the exons atggcAGACGCCTTGGCACATTTAGTTGTTGATGGCAATGAGGCACTCGAATTCAAACTGG TACGAGAAACTGAAGACATTGAAGATGATGACACAACCTTTGGACCAGACATGTGTCATCAGGTCTTTGGAGAAAACgaaaatatttttggatataCAGACTTGAGAATCAAACTATTTTACAGTGCAGCCAGTCTTCAAACATACCTTGGCATATCCTACTCTGATAAG atTGATCCAAAAAATTCAGCTGGATTGAAACCAGATGATGTGGAGGGTGCACTACAAAAGGTGCTGGCACCTGGATATGTCACCAATATAGATCGATTTGTCTCTATGCTCAAGAAAGACAGACAATTTAAACCTCATGGAGTTCTCGTTCAAAAATTCACAACAGTAAATC GTGATGGAGGCGAAACTCAAAATTTTGAAGTCTACTACTGTGAGACTGCAACACCTGGTTTTTTAGCTTTTCATGAACGGTTACAGACATTTCTGTTATGGTATGTTGATGCTGCTTCTTTTATTGATGTGGATGACGACCAGTGGGCATTCTTTACTGT ATTCGAGAAGTACAGGAGCAGTGAAGGCGAGCTCCGGTACGCGGTGTCGGCTTACGCGACGGTGTATCGCTACTACGCATATCCACGGCACATACGCCCGCGCATCTCACAAGTACTGACTTTGCCGCCGTATAGGAAAATGGGAATATGCGCGAATTTATTACAG GCTATCTATTCACATTTCTTATTGCATTCAGAAGTTGTGGACATAACAGTGGAAGACCCCTCCGATGATTTCCAAAGAATAAGAGATTATGTGGATGCCAAATATTGTGAAACACTGTCAGCATACCAGCCGTCCAAATTAACACAGGG ATTTTCCGCTGAAATGGCGAACCAGGCGCGCAacaaattaagaattaataagAAGCAAGCACGGCGCGTGTATGAAATACTGCGTCTAAAGAATACAAACTTGTCAGACAAGGCCGCCTACCTGGATTACAGATTAGATGTAAAGAACAGATTGAATGCACCTTTCCaa AAAAAGAAGTTAGAAATGAAAAAGCTACAGAAGGTCTTAAAACCAGAAGAGTATGCAGCTGCTATTAGTACCACAGGATTAGCTGAGACCCACGCACGTCTTTCTGGGCAGTATTTAGCCTTGGAGGATGAATACCGACGCATCATACATAGGATGCAACAAGACTAA